The following are encoded in a window of Callithrix jacchus isolate 240 chromosome 9, calJac240_pri, whole genome shotgun sequence genomic DNA:
- the CRADD gene encoding death domain-containing protein CRADD isoform X6, protein MEARDKQVLRSLRLELGAEVLVEGLVLQYLYQEGVLTENHVQEINAQTTGLRKTMLLLDILPSRGPKAFDTFLDSLQEFPWVREKLKKAREEAMTSLPAASRR, encoded by the coding sequence ATGGAGGCCAGAGACAAACAAGTGCTCCGCTCACTTCGCCTGGAGCTGGGTGCAGAGGTATTGGTGGAGGGACTGGTTCTTCAGTACCTCTACCAGGAAGGAGTCTTGACGGAAAACCATGTTCAAGAAATCAATGCTCAAACCACAGGCCTCCGGAAAACAATGCTGCTGCTGGACATCCTACCTTCCAGGGGCCCTAAAGCATTCGATACATTCCTAGATTCCCTACAGGAATTTCCCTGGGTCAGGGAGAAGCTGAAGAAGGCAAGGGAAGAAGCCATGACCAGCCTGCCTGCAG